One stretch of Monomorium pharaonis isolate MP-MQ-018 chromosome 10, ASM1337386v2, whole genome shotgun sequence DNA includes these proteins:
- the LOC118647603 gene encoding vicilin-like seed storage protein At2g18540 isoform X1 → MEELGRELRNLKWEMTRRLREVGERLRGLEERLEALEGEGMRREEEVAGEREELRSMREERGRGSREEEAQRDDDEEGEMEKRRIGRDDGREGRSGKREQVVGEKREERMGEGENKRRRERREEEKKGRKDGVEESWWQETRGEEEKERRGGEERDEDEGRGQERSRTKEGQTGGTGKEERKGAEREELVELIEILCFLFYVTRR, encoded by the exons atggAGGAGCTGGGCAGAGAATTGAGGAATTTGAAGTGGGAAATGACAAGGAGACTGAGGGAAGTCGGAGAGAGACTGAGAGGATTGGAAGAGAGGTTAGAGGCGTTGGAAGGAGAAGGCATGAGAAGGGAAGAAGAGGTAGCAGGTGAGAGGGAAGAGCTGAGGAGTATgagggaagagagaggaagaggcagCAGAGAAGAGGAAGCGCAGagggacgacgacgaggagggAGAGATGGAGAAGAGGAGGATCGGACGGGACGACgggagagaaggaagaagTGGGAAAAGGGAACAGGTGGTTGGAGagaagagggaggagaggaTGGGGGAAGGCGAGAACAAGAGGAGAAGAGAACGGAGGGAAGAGGAGAAGAAGGGGCGGAAGGACGGAGTCGAGGAGAGCTGGTGGCAGGAGacgagaggagaggaggagaaggagaggagagggggcGAGGAGAGAGACGAGGATGAAGGAAGAGGACAAGAGAGGAGCAGAACGAAGGAGGGACAGACAGGAGGAACTGGCAAGGAGGAGAGGAAGGgagcagagagagag GAGCTGGTGGAGTTAATTGAAATcttatgttttttgttttatgttactAGGAGGTGA
- the LOC118647603 gene encoding vicilin-like seed storage protein At2g18540 isoform X2: MEELGRELRNLKWEMTRRLREVGERLRGLEERLEALEGEGMRREEEVAGEREELRSMREERGRGSREEEAQRDDDEEGEMEKRRIGRDDGREGRSGKREQVVGEKREERMGEGENKRRRERREEEKKGRKDGVEESWWQETRGEEEKERRGGEERDEDEGRGQERSWWS; encoded by the exons atggAGGAGCTGGGCAGAGAATTGAGGAATTTGAAGTGGGAAATGACAAGGAGACTGAGGGAAGTCGGAGAGAGACTGAGAGGATTGGAAGAGAGGTTAGAGGCGTTGGAAGGAGAAGGCATGAGAAGGGAAGAAGAGGTAGCAGGTGAGAGGGAAGAGCTGAGGAGTATgagggaagagagaggaagaggcagCAGAGAAGAGGAAGCGCAGagggacgacgacgaggagggAGAGATGGAGAAGAGGAGGATCGGACGGGACGACgggagagaaggaagaagTGGGAAAAGGGAACAGGTGGTTGGAGagaagagggaggagaggaTGGGGGAAGGCGAGAACAAGAGGAGAAGAGAACGGAGGGAAGAGGAGAAGAAGGGGCGGAAGGACGGAGTCGAGGAGAGCTGGTGGCAGGAGacgagaggagaggaggagaaggagaggagagggggcGAGGAGAGAGACGAGGATGAAGGAAGAGGACAAGAGAG GAGCTGGTGGAGTTAA